The sequence TCTGCCAGACCTCGGCTGACTGGTTGGAGTCCAGCAGCCTGCAGAGTGCTggcctctctttgtctcataTCCTGTCCTGCTGCTCTTCTTCACCTGGGTCAGTCAGTCTGCGGCGTGGCACTGGCCAGCACTCATCATAGTGTGgcaaaacacagcacagtacacTGTAGCACAACCCAGCATATAACAGCATAGACCAGTGATCTACACCAATATGTGAAACAGGCttaaacacattaaaaaaacacaatagaGTACATTACAGAACAGCCCACGGCCAACAGGCTAGTAGTGTCTGGGCTATCAGTGCACCAAACCCTGCTCTCCAGGTTTCTGACAGCAGGTTATTGTTTGATGACAGGACCACTGGGGAATCGTCTGAAGTCAGTGCTGAAGTGCTCAGAGACTTTGAGATGAAGCTGTACCAGTGAGTGACACTAGGATATACCAAATGTTGATTATGACGTTCACTGTCTTTAACATGTCTTCATATGAATCATGTAACATGTCTTTATATGAATAAAACATATGTTTTGATGATTTGAAAGAAAGTGTTGAAACTCTTTGATAAAGTCAGTTGTAGGCTGTGAATGTTAGTTTGTAGTGTAAAGGTGATAGGCTGTGTGGGTAACAATAGTGAGCTGTTGTCCTTGCAGGATGATTGAGCTTTACCACAACAGGATCAGATGGCTCACAGAGGGAAGCAGGAAGGTGAGCATGTGCAGTGTTATCACACGATGACCAGTGCATACTGCTGGGCTACAAATGGCATCTATATCAACACCCTTGGCATTGTGTCTTATACTGTCCTTTCGAAGGTCTTTGGAATGGTGAGAGGCTCCAAGGTGGCGGTCTTGGTGGATGCCTCAGATGTGAACTGCTCTACAGACAGACTCATTGATCTTCAGAGGAACCTCTTGGtaaggttctttttttttgctgcgtAAACCTAATAAGGACAAAAGCTCGCCGGTCACCTTGAATAATGGCATTAACTGCATTAACATTATGAGCTCATCTGTCAGCGATGTCCCCATATGTGTGTCACTTCAGGATTTGCTCGACAAGCAGCTGCGCCACAAAACCAAGATACATCTCATCTCGTTCGGGTCGGAGGTCGGCTCCCAATGGGACCAGCCCAGAGACACCTCTCCACTAAGGTGAAATTCACATTGAGTGGCCCACAAAACAGCcacatatactgtgtgtgtgtgtgtgtgtgagagtgtgtgcgcgtgtttgtgtgtgtgtgtgtgtgtgtgtgtgtgtgtgtgtgtgtgtgtgtgtgtgtgtgtgtgtgtgtgtgtgtgtgtgtgtgtgtgtgtgtgtgtgtgtgtgtgagcaagatgTGGAACAGTATGAGGCAGGCACTTATATTCACAGTACTATATAATGATCAAAATTTGCAAGAGCGATTAAAATGCTATGTTGTCCTTACTGAATGCCATGATTACATAACCGTATGAATATAAGTAGCCGTCTCGGCCTTAATCACCAAGCTCCCcgaggagagatgagagtggtggtggtggtggtggtggtggtggtggtggctgcaCTGATTGAGCCGTTTTATTCACTACTGTCTATTAACGAAAAGATATTAAATGTCTATTTTCATGTGCTGTCGCTATTTCATTTTAGATGAGTCAGTGGGGAGTTTATAGGTACATGAGAGGACAGTGTGTTCCTCCATTAACTGCAGAGTGAAGAGAGCagagacaccagagagagagggagagagagacagggagagagagagagacaggagggagaaagagagagagagacaggagggagagagagagaaaaagagagagcactgcTTGGTTGTTGATGGTggaaaacactttaaaaaactGTACAGTGATGTTGCCTTAAGgttattgcatttgtttgtgcatATTAAAAGAAAATTCAGCTATGTTGTATGTATTGTAATCACATAATTTGTAGCAATAGGGAGCAATTCCAGTTGGCACTGGTGGAGATTTTGTAAATTGTACTGTGTGGAGTAGATGGTCAGAAATGGTCAGACtctttatgttttatttgtacTTCTTTGATCGAAGTTACTGATATTTAAGTGTTttctacctatctctctctctctctctctctctctcccttcctctcgctGTCCCCTCAGGCTACGCGAAGTCCAGGAATGGGTCCTGCAGCTGGGGCCGAGCGGAGGCTGTAACCTGCTTCAGGCAGTGAAGATGGCCTTGGCTCAGACGGAGCTGGACTCTTTGCTCGTCATCTTGGGCTCCTGGTGAATgcctcccacaaacacactcaccacattcacatttaccctCACTAATATCACATCTTACATTCAGGCCCACAGAAAGCACTTAACCTGAAGGGTATCTGACAGTGAGTGCACTTGTCTCAGAGCTTGAGCTCTTTGGGAGTTGGAGCTATGAACCAGGCATTACAAGTGCCTGTAATGTCCTTCAGATATTTACTAGGCTCTTAAAAGactgtgtttttaaaaacatctctttggttttttttttatatagccCCGATCAGCCCTCAGGGCTCCTCTGTGATGCAGTGGAGCAGTGCTTGCTGGGAAGAGAGGCATCAGTCCATTCTGTGGGCTACTGCTGCAGTCCTGCTGCTATAGTGGGTGATGTGTGCATTTTTTCAGATTTAGGTCTGCAGTGGTTAACTTGGTGTTTTGGCAGTTTTTATTTCGGTAAATGTCTCTTATATTCGTAGGAAACAGTGAAGAGACTTGCTGAAGTCACAAGGGGTAGCTACCACCTGTTCTCACCTTCCCTGGTAAATCTAAcctaaatgtgtttgtagtgtCCTGAATTCTAATAACAGAATGACGGTATCGCAGGATCTTGTATGGGTCAGTGTTTATtgaatttatttgtgtgtgtgtttgtgtatgtgtgtgtatgtgtgtgtttgtgtgtgtttgtgtgtgtgtttgtgtgtgtgtgtttgtgtgtgtttgtgtgcgtgtttgtgtatgtgtgtgtgtgtatgtgtgtttgtgtgtgtgtttgtgtatgtgtgtgtatgtgtgtttctgtgtgtgtttgtgtgtgtgtttgtgtatgtgtgtgtatgtatgtgtgtgtatgtgtgtgtgtttgtgtatgtgtgtgtgtttgtgtttgtgtttgtgtgtgtgtttgtgtatgtgtgtgtatgtgtgtgtgtttgtgtttgtgtgtgtgtttgtgtatgtgtgtgtatgtgtgtgcgtgtgcacgtgggTTTATTTCAGGGTGTGCTGGATGACAGCACTGACCTGGACCTCCTATGGGCTGAAATCAAAACAGCCAGACACGTTCTCAGCCACATTCACAACATTCGCTCTGGTCACATGGAAGACGTTGAGGTCTGTATGGAGCACTAGGTGGTACTTCAGGTTTAACCTACACATACAACTTGAGGGCTAATCTTACTTGACCTGGCAGTTGGCTACTTAGAAACAGTTACAGTATTTATATTGGGTGTTTTTAACAGATTATTTGCATTTCATAAGCATCGACATTCTGCCTCAATAAAGCTGGTTTTAGTCATAAGACATAATTGAGTATAAAAATATGATTCAGATCCTGACAGGCATGGAGGATATTTCACTCTCTGAGAAGACTTCTGGGATGAACCACCTTAATGCCCCCTTACACATCCAGCCTAAAGTCCTGCTGCCAGTGACCTCAGTGGAGTGGCTGAAGACCCATGGTTTGAAAGGTGACCtcaaataaatgtctactagtTGTTCTCTTGATATTGACTAAGTACAGTATTCTGACGTACTCTGACAATGATCTAATGTGTTCCTAGCTCAGAAGCTGGGCCTGTACCAAGTCCTGGCCCCCAACGCCTACTCTTCGCTGAAAGAGTTTGTGCCCGTTTTGGGGAAGACAGTAAGAGCAACTGTGCATGAGGTGTGTGCTTCCTGTGAGCCAGTAGGCCCATATTGTGGCATTACTGATTCTGAAGTATGTGCCCATTTGTTCTAGAATAGGGTTGGGGTGATtgcgacctttgacctttgttgTAGTATTTGTGGCTGTGTTGATTCCAGAGAGCCATGGTGCCGTTTGAGTGGCATGATGGAACTGTGAAGAACGTGCACGTGGACCTGCCTCTGCTGTTTCAGTACCAGGTAGAATGAttgcatgtctgtctgcctctttaTCTGGGTTTatcttgtgtttctgtctgtcaatCCCTCCATCTATTCATCCAATCTCAGCCATCATGTcagtctcaacacacacacacacacacacacacacacacacacacacacacacacatacacacacacacacacacacacacacacacacgtacacacgttcacactcaCTAATTCATGTGTGCCCACAGAAGCAGCTCCAGAGTGCCACGCGTGAGCTGGAGAGgagggtgctgtggctgagTAGCACTGGCAGCCGGCAGATCTGGGGAACTGTGTGTGAGCcgaggtgagagacacacacaccacaccactgcgAAACAGCAACATACCACACAACGCAATACATCACATCACTATACAACACATTACCACACACCAGAAACCATATCACTGcacaacacaccacatcactatacaacacacaccacatcactatacaacacacaccacatcacaatacaacacacaccacatcactctacaacacacaccacatcactatacaacacaccacaccactgcacaacacacaccacatcactctacaacacacaccacaccactgtacaacacacaccacatcactctacaacacacaccacatcactatacaacacacaccacatcacaatacaacacacaccacatcactatACAACACATTACAAAACACCAGAAACCATACCACTAcataacacaccacaccactctacaacacacaccacaccccagaTCAACACAGACTACATACCATGCCTCCATACGTCTGACTCAAGGGATTGCTAGCTTAAGTCCACAAGTCCCTCAGAAACAGAACTTACACTAGTATTGATGCTGTAGGCATATTAAGCAAATACGGTgatatttaagaaaaaaatatgaaagTGGAACAAAATGGATGGACATGATGTGGATgttgtttgcctgtctgtggtAAAGGTCTGCATTGAGGTGGAACATGCTTAGTGTAAGTAAATGGACAATGTGGCAGGCTTTGAAAACTGATGGTGTTTTGGGGATGCTGTGTGGTCAGATTGAGAGGACAGTTTTATCATTTTTCAGTTTCGTTTGGCCATGGCTTACATAGTCATTACTGGTATGGAATGTTTCATATAAATGatgtttaaaatgtcttttaaaagtcaattctctctctatctctctctctctctctctctctctctctctctctctctctctctctctctgtgacagggTACAGATTCTGGTCGATGCGTCGAGCATGAACGATCGGCACTGGCTCCACATTCTGCACTCCCTCAGGCTTCTCCTGGAAGAGCATCTGGGCAGCCAGCACAGCTTCAATGTCATAGTGTAGGTCACGCCTGCAGCCtcaacacatgagcacacatcCAGCTCGTAGCAGGCagcatgaaatgtgtgtgacGATGCCTCCAGTGTCATAGTGGAGGAGCACACATCCAGCTTGTGACAGGCAACATGAAATGTATGTGACGATGGCATGAGGCAGGAGCATGCTGAGCTAAAAGATACTCTGGTCTACCCTGGAGTACCATTGGAAACTAAAAATGGGTTTATAATGGTGAGGAAGTCACAGACAAAACCATTTGATGTCTCTTCCTGTTCGAGCTTCACGAATTCCGAGCACAAAGGGGTATATTTTTTTGTGAAGTTGTGCATAAGAATAGAGCTAATTGACGTTGCTTAAAAGCCTCCCTGTGAATAAACAGACTAACTCTCTCCCATTAGTGCCAATGACTTTATTGCTGCATTTGCATAATTTCTGTCTCAAGAGTGCTGCGCTTCGCTACAGTTGTTTTTGAATGGAATGGTAATATTAATTAGAGTTTCACATTAGACCAGAATGCACAGGAAGCCAGGAAATACAGGACTGCCTGAGTGAGCAGCTGTGCAGTTTTACCCATGACACGCTGCGCTACTGAGTGCTGTAGCGAGTGTGTCATCTTTCTCACCAGAGATCAAAATGACCTCCATAAGTGTTCCATCCTGCTCTTGCTTCATCAGGTTTGGCACAGAGGTGGCATCCTGGAGAGAATACCCGGTTCCTGTTTCCCCGAAGAACCTTCAAGAGGCCTGGCAGTAAGAGAGACCTAGTTTGATGTCTTGTGCTCCATCCATGCAAGCCTTTGTACCTTTTTTTgtgttctccatctccctctgtcctttttGCCCATAAGTGGACTCTTGTTCTAGTAGGCACTTCTTATCTGAATCATTCTTAATGGGTTTTATAATGCACTAAAAGGGTGAAAGAGGACATGTGCATTAGCAGCATACTCCCCTATAATAAATCCATTGACCCAAATGGAAAAATAAGCCAAATCCTCCaaattctttattttattttaaatctaTATAATTAGATAATAAAATCACAATGAATCCTATTTTGTAATGATGTTCAGTACAGTTGAGAGAAATAGCTCTCTGCTAAATGTATGGAAGTGAGACGGGCACATCTTTGGCCAACTTATAAACAGCAGCGTGGAATACCAGTCGTCCGGCCTGCTGCTTTAAGAACTGTGCTCTCTCAGTTAGGGTTTCAGTCCCTGAGGGTGTCTCAGTGATGGGGggtcctttcctctctccatagGTGGCTACAGGGCAGACAGAGTGCTGGGGGCCGCAACACGCTGGGGGCCCTGAGGCTGGCCCTTGAGGGAGATCCTCACAGGGCCCCTGCAGTCCCCCATGGCCTCTACCTCTTTACCAGCGGGGTGCCTGACCAGGACATGGTGAGTTTCTCCTCAAGAGGAAAACATTTATCTCTTTggctattcttttttttcattttcaagtaattcattcttttttttttttttcatgaatcCATTGTGGACATGTCATTATGGCTGACCTGAATTTATCCTCTTCTCCTTGTTGTGTGATCGCTTCATCAAATAATCTGGTATAAGCTGTATAGCATAccgtgtgtacttgtgtgtttgtgtgactatgCACGTTTGAATGATGCTGAGCGGTTCTCCACCCTCCTACCCACCCGTTCTCAGGCAGCGGTGAGTGCGTATGTGTCGGAGTGCTGCAGCACCTCTGAAGTGAGACTCCACTTGTGCCTCTTCACTGCCGACATGGACACCCCCAGCGACCCACTGCCCCCACGCCACGCTACGCGTACTGACACTGCCCAGGTGTTGCGGCAGCTGGCACACGCCGGGAAAGGCCGCTTCCACTGGATCAGCCAGACAGGTACTGCTGCCAGTGGTTCCCAATCTttgtacagtcccgtaccccttcagacattcaatctccagctacgtaccccccccccccccgcccccttttttttccatgtttgtaaccgccgccatgccccctccccccgcgcacatattcagcatataacacttgaaactgtgaaattgtcagggtaggtcactaaccgccgctgccacgccccctccccccgcgcacatattcagcctataacacttcaaactgtcagggtagttcactaacctacctgtagctatttttgccagtgtaattattttgctgaatatgggtatacataagtatttctggcaatgcgacttggctattcagactatttaagatttcatgtctGTTTATAGCTCcgtttgaaaatgaaatgggctttttcactttgaaaacgcaaatcaaatgttctccccgcgtaccccctgaaccactttgcgtaccccagtttgggaaccgatgccaTAAGCAGGGAGAGGAACACATGTTTCTCATTGCCACTTGGTGTAGAGTTCATGACACCCCTGAGCTGACCAACAAGCAGGGCCTCTCAGACAACACGGAATTGGCTGCATCCTTAAGATGTTATTCACCCCTTCATTGCTCGCTGAAGACCTCGTTAAAGCAGTGCAGTTGTTGTAATGtcggggtggagggagggatcAAAGGCATTTGTAAGAAACACAGCAGGAGCCAAGCAGAGGCA is a genomic window of Clupea harengus chromosome 1, Ch_v2.0.2, whole genome shotgun sequence containing:
- the vwa3a gene encoding von Willebrand factor A domain-containing protein 3A produces the protein MCEMNSHSASLTAKECWEQCGVSDQTADEDDGLLVTNINHSKDLMRMHTLRADPGVCQTSADWLESSSLQSAGLSLSHILSCCSSSPGTTGESSEVSAEVLRDFEMKLYQMIELYHNRIRWLTEGSRKVFGMVRGSKVAVLVDASDVNCSTDRLIDLQRNLLDLLDKQLRHKTKIHLISFGSEVGSQWDQPRDTSPLRLREVQEWVLQLGPSGGCNLLQAVKMALAQTELDSLLVILGSCPDQPSGLLCDAVEQCLLGREASVHSVGYCCSPAAIETVKRLAEVTRGSYHLFSPSLGVLDDSTDLDLLWAEIKTARHVLSHIHNIRSGHMEDVEILTGMEDISLSEKTSGMNHLNAPLHIQPKVLLPVTSVEWLKTHGLKAQKLGLYQVLAPNAYSSLKEFVPVLGKTVRATVHERAMVPFEWHDGTVKNVHVDLPLLFQYQKQLQSATRELERRVLWLSSTGSRQIWGTVCEPRVQILVDASSMNDRHWLHILHSLRLLLEEHLGSQHSFNVIVFGTEVASWREYPVPVSPKNLQEAWQWLQGRQSAGGRNTLGALRLALEGDPHRAPAVPHGLYLFTSGVPDQDMAAVSAYVSECCSTSEVRLHLCLFTADMDTPSDPLPPRHATRTDTAQVLRQLAHAGKGRFHWISQTGIVESDDVSALIGEMEKAARYWQKCSQLVDSLAQRASIRAPVAGQARAGSAPVGRAQTGGRQEKLPPPRPTILTLTRLSNRDKGPDRGSLQRTITWRPTSAKAVIPPAKPVNGWKPAENDLRRKKIKTSQSCFFLEDGSMGMVFKAYPKARSIRNGITTVKLPKREEICSTKQWLKRYGIRSLRLDLHKLISGPDCVHHKRLVPDSQQKGSAKYCAILPSVELNGRVRHLQLTPTELSQYLTEARRLLQRYCHRMQWLLSGSRRAFGTVLESSVCFLLDVSGSMAPNLSELKRELASLIWEQLHGQRVRFTLLVFSGDVRSWRPELVEPTEEACRQAVQWLSQLTCHGGTHTLEALQAACGLGAPLAWYLISDGRPDSSCSLVLREAERLTAGKDITIHTIAFHCRDRADKEFLKKLAHKTGGRFHCAQEDGKAVDALASREQWESKLNDGQERTVLLFEGDDLRRLGEEMNKLVQFQREAGGFRDVLLEKKDHE